In a single window of the Rhodamnia argentea isolate NSW1041297 chromosome 2, ASM2092103v1, whole genome shotgun sequence genome:
- the LOC115741051 gene encoding uncharacterized protein LOC115741051, producing MLLSQPKATPSPSLPHDPRSPHGCPRHHRPPTAIGRPPVSPTARIMLAVATWLRARHRSRRCLLLVLCSPLLVPLLCAAFPLLCAAELFLRLCCRKRRSGDEGGGEEEEEEEAAARLRRCEEGRCGGGGESEVGVLLQRYLEDQLRLVGTVYECGDDGDGDGDDGDVGFLESCRSPLLA from the coding sequence ATGCTTCTCTCCCAACCCAAAGCCACGccttccccttcccttcccCATGACCCTCGGTCGCCCCATGGGTGCCCCCGCCACCACCGCCCTCCGACCGCGATTGGCCGACCGCCCGTGTCACCGACGGCGAGGATCATGCTAGCCGTCGCGACGTGGCTCCGCGCCCGCCACCGGAGCCGCCGCTGCCTGCTGCTGGTGCTCTGCTCCCCGCTGCTCGTCCCGCTGCTCTGCGCCGCCTTCCCCCTCCTCTGCGCGGCCGAGCTCTTCCTCCGGCTCTGCTGCCGGAAGAGGAGATCGGGGGACGAGGGCggcggcgaggaggaggaggaggaggaggcggccgCGAGGCTGCGGAGATGCGAAGAGGGGcgctgcggcggcggcggggagaGTGAGGTAGGGGTGTTGCTCCAGAGGTACTTGGAAGATCAGCTGAGACTGGTGGGAACTGTGTACGAGTGCGGGGacgatggcgatggcgacggcgacgacggGGATGTCGGGTTCCTAGAGAGTTGTCGGAGTCCTCTCCTCGCTTGA
- the LOC115737329 gene encoding protein NRT1/ PTR FAMILY 5.10-like, with amino-acid sequence MGPPDSSGACSPEGELPLLGGDIVDGAVDYKDRPARRSCSGGWRSAAFIIGVEVAERFAYYGISANLITYLTGPLGESTATAAENVNLWSGTASLLPLLGAFVADSYLGRYRTIIIASLVYILGLALLTLSAVLTSLGTSECQNTTRITSCSFSKLHAILFFFSLYMVAAGQAGHKPCVQAFGADQFDEQDPVESKAKSSFFNWWYFGLCAGATVTFVVIVYIQDNLNWSLGFGIPCIIMVVALVIFLMGTRTYRFSNRSNGRSPFIRIGHVYVAAAKNWRKIAPLLPSEEEALELTPENYKQFEFLNKALIIADDSKENQTSADDVEEAKSILRLVPIWLTSLVFAIVYAQTSTFFTKQGATMDRTIFPGFEIPAASLQVFTGLAIVITIPIYDRVFVPIARSLTNKPSGITMLQRIGAGMFLSILGMVTAALVETKRLEIAREYGLVDIPNATIPMSVWWLVPQYVLFGLAEALTMVGLQEFFYDQVPSELRSVGMSLYLSVIGVGSILSSILISIIEAVTGSDGWFSNNLNKAHLNYFYWLLAGIGVVGLALFFCCAMTYIYRRRAT; translated from the exons ATGGGCCCACCCGATTCTTCCGGCGCCTGTTCGCCGGAGGGAGAGCTCCCGCTCCTGGGCGGCGACATCGTGGACGGCGCCGTCGACTACAAGGATCGTCCAGCTCGCAGATCCTGCTCCGGCGGGTGGAGATCTGCGGCCTTCATCATCG GCGTGGAGGTTGCCGAGCGATTTGCGTATTATGGGATATCGGCGAACCTGATTACCTATTTGACGGGCCCGCTGGGGGAGtcgacggcgacggcggcggaaAACGTCAACCTGTGGTCGGGGACGGCGTCTCTGTTGCCTCTCCTCGGTGCCTTCGTCGCCGATTCTTACCTGGGACGTTACCGAACCATCATCATTGCTTCTCTCGTCTATATTTTG GGACTGGCTTTGCTGACTCTATCGGCTGTCCTCACTTCTCTTGGCACATCTGAATGCCAAAACACCACCAGGATAACATCCTGTTCATTCTCTAAACTCCATGCCatcttgtttttcttctctctctatatGGTGGCTGCTGGACAAGCTGGCCATAAACCATGTGTTCAAGCTTTCGGGGCAGATCAGTTCGACGAACAAGACCCAGTGGAGAGCAAAGCTAAAAGCTCTTTCTTCAATTGGTGGTATTTTGGCTTATGTGCAGGAGCCACGGTAACATTTGTGGTCATAGTTTACATTCAAGACAACCTCAACTGGAGCCTTGGATTTGGCATTCCCTGTATTATAATGGTGGTCGCTTTGGTCATTTTCTTGATGGGGACGAGGACTTATAGATTCAGCAACCGAAGTAATGGAAGGAGCCCATTCATAAGAATTGGCCATGTTTATGTTGCTGCAGCTAAAAATTGGAGGAAGATTGCTCCATTGTTGCCTAGTGAAGAGGAAGCTTTAGAATTGACTCCAGAGAATTACAAGCAATTCGA GTTTCTAAACAAAGCTTTGATTATAGCAGATGACTCAAAAGAAAACCAAACTAGTGCTGACGATGTTGAGGAAGCAAAGTCCATACTACGGCTTGTTCCAATATGGCTGACAAGTCTGGTATTTGCCATTGTCTATGCACAAACCTCAACCTTCTTTACGAAGCAAGGAGCCACAATGGACAGAACCATCTTCCCAGGCTTCGAAATACCAGCTGCATCACTCCAAGTATTTACAGGACTCGCCATTGTCATCACTATCCCGATATATGATCGGGTTTTTGTCCCTATAGCGAGAAGTTTAACCAACAAACCCTCTGGAATCACGATGCTGCAGAGAATAGGGGCCGGGATGTTCCTCTCGATTCTTGGTATGGTCACTGCAGCCCTAGTTGAAACGAAAAGACTGGAAATTGCCCGAGAATACGGGCTGGTGGATATACCAAATGCCACGATTCCGATGAGCGTGTGGTGGTTGGTTCCCCAATACGTGCTTTTCGGGCTCGCTGAAGCTTTGACCATGGTTGGTCTGCAGGAGTTCTTCTATGATCAGGTCCCCTCTGAATTAAGGAGCGTTGGAATGTCGCTTTACCTTAGTGTTATTGGTGTAGGGAGCATTCTAAGCAGCATCCTTATCTCAATCATCGAAGCAGTGACTGGTAGTGACGGTTGGTTTTCGAATAATCTTAACAAGGCGCATCTCAATTACTTCTATTGGCTGCTTGCCGGGATTGGTGTAGTTGGATTAGCCTTATTTTTCTGTTGCGCAATGACATACATATATCGGCGGAGGGCAACCTGA
- the LOC125313659 gene encoding protein NRT1/ PTR FAMILY 5.10-like, translating into MGTTPTFFAAHSDDAETPLLRDAVDGAVDYRGRPVARSASGGWRSAGFIIGVEVGERVAYYGICSNLINYLTGPLGQSTAAAAANVNAWSGTASLSPLVGAFVADSFLGRYRTIVGASLLYILGLGLLTLSAMIPSSGTTDCQSNGTIQTSSCFPPLHQVVLFFFSLYLVAFAQGGHKPCVQAFGADQFDGQNPEECKAKSSFFNWWYFCMCGGMLVTLLILNYIQDNLNWGLGFGIPCAYMAAALVLFLLGTKTYRYSFKNDERSPFLRIGSVFATAARNWKTTTMALVAEEESRGTLPYEGSGQFKFLNKALLSSDGSKGDGKVCTFGEVEEAKSVLRLTPIWATSLVYAVVFAQSSTFFTKQGVTMDRSITPGFDVPPASLQSFISLSVVLFIPIYDRVFVPLVRGFTQRPSGITMLQRIGTGMFLSAVSMVVAALVEMKRLETAREHGLVDKPNATVPMSVWWLIPQYVLFGISDVFTMVGLQEFFYDQVPSELRSVGLSLYLSIFGVGNFLSSFLVSAIAEATGGNGRESWFANNLNRAHLDNFYWLLAGLSALELVVYLYFAKSYIYNRSSTT; encoded by the exons ATGGGAACCACACCCACCTTCTTCGCCGCCCACTCTGATGATGCCGAGACTCCCCTGCTCCGAGACGCCGTCGACGGCGCCGTCGACTACAGAGGCCGTCCCGTCGCGAGATCCGCCTCCGGCGGGTGGAGATCCGCCGGTTTCATCATCG GGGTGGAAGTGGGGGAGAGGGTCGCGTACTACGGGATCTGTTCGAACCTGATAAATTACTTGACGGGGCCGCTCGGTCAGTCCAcggccgcggcggcggcgaaCGTGAACGCGTGGTCGGGCACGGCGTCGCTCTCGCCTCTAGTTGGGGCTTTCGTCGCCGACTCGTTCCTCGGCCGCTACAGGACCATCGTCGGTGCTTCTCTCCTCTACATCTTG GGGCTAGGCTTGTTGACTCTCTCAGCCATGATTCCGTCTTCCGGTACAACTGATTGCCAAAGCAATGGCACGATTCAAACCTCTTCTTGCTTTCCCCCTCTCCACCAAGTGGTgttgttcttcttttctctgtatCTGGTAGCATTTGCACAAGGAGGCCACAAGCCCTGTGTACAGGCATTTGGTGCTGATCAGTTCGATGGGCAAAATCCAGAGGAGTGCAAAGCCAAAAGCTCATTCTTCAATTGGTGGTACTTTTGCATGTGTGGGGGAATGTTAGTAACGCTTCTCATCCTGAACTACATACAGGACAACCTTAACTGGGGTCTGGGATTTGGAATACCTTGCGCTTATATGGCAGCCGCTTTAGTTCTTTTCCTGCTCGGTACCAAAACATATCGCTATAGCTTCAAAAATGATGAGAGAAGCCCATTTTTGAGGATCGGTTCTGTGTTTGCTACAGCAGCTAGGAACTGGAAAACCACCACAATGGCATTAGTTGCCGAAGAAGAATCTCGTGGAACCTTGCCTTATGAAGGATCTGGCCAATTCAA GTTCCTCAATAAGGCCTTGCTATCGTCGGACGGTTCAAAGGGCGACGGCAAGGTTTGCACCTTTGGTGAGGTGGAAGAAGCGAAGTCAGTATTAAGACTCACTCCAATATGGGCGACAAGCTTGGTTTATGCCGTAGTATTTGCTCAGTCCTCTACTTTTTTTACCAAGCAAGGAGTAACTATGGACCGATCCATCACACCTGGATTCGACGTTCCACCCGCGTCACTACAGTCCTTCATCAGTCTTTCAGTCGTCCTGTTTATTCCCATCTACGACCGCGTGTTCGTTCCTCTAGTGAGAGGTTTTACTCAAAGACCCTCTGGCATCACGATGCTCCAAAGGATAGGGACTGGGATGTTCTTATCTGCTGTTTCTATGGTGGTCGCCGCACTAGTCGAGATGAAAAGACTCGAAACTGCTCGAGAACACGGACTGGTCGATAAGCCTAACGCGACTGTTCCAATGAGCGTGTGGTGGCTGATTCCTCAGTATGTCTTGTTTGGGATCTCGGACGTGTTCACAATGGTGGGTTTGCAAGAGTTCTTCTATGATCAGGTTCCAAGTGAGTTGAGAAGCGTGGGCCTTTCCTTGTATCTCAGTATTTTCGGTGTCGGCAACTTTCTCAGCAGCTTTCTCGTGTCTGCCATAGCGGAGGCGACCGGAGGCAACGGGAGAGAGAGCTGGTTTGCCAATAACCTCAACAGAGCTCATCTAGATAACTTTTATTGGCTCCTAGCCGGGCTAAGTGCATTGGAACTGGTCGTCTATCTGTATTTTGCTAAATCTTATATCTACAACAGGTCAAGTACAACATAA
- the LOC115741133 gene encoding patellin-3-like: MAEDPQNTPPASETPAPAEEVVVGVVPYVPQAAETPAAGKEPPPSEAAGEDGHKVPEGELEEKIVKASRFASFKEETNVVGELPEAQKKALDELKRLVREALNKREFTTQPSQPPPKEEEKKEDKEAVKTSADGPSRPEAEAATEVPPPVPVEEAEAVVIIQEVVENVTAVEEDGAKTLEAIKETIVEVSITASAGKTEEAAAPAPAAAIESKKEAEPMAELEEVFIWGVPLLGDDERSDVILLKFLRARDFKVKESFDMIKSTVRWRREFGVDGLLEEDLGTDYNKAVFMRGLDREGHPVCYNVYGEFQDRELHQKAFGGEEKRKKFLKWRIQFLERSIRKLDMSPGGISTVVQVIDLKNSPGLLRRELRKSTGQALQILQDNYPEFVAKQVFINVPWWYLAYNRIISPFLTQRTKSKFVFASPSRTAETLLKYIAPEHLPAQYGGLSTEEEQEFTAAEPATEVAIKPATKHIVEFPVAETCLVVWEAKVVGCDASYGAEFVPSAEGSYTVIVQKTRKITPADEPVICGRFKAGEPGKVVLTIDNQSSKRKTLLYRSKTKACSEDQCPC, translated from the exons ATGGCTGAGGACCCTCAGAACACACCTCCCGCTTCAGAAACGCCGGCCCCGGCGGAGGAAGTTGTGGTGGGGGTGGTTCCGTACGTGCCGCAAGCAGCCGAAACACCCGCCGCCGGAAAAGAGCCGCCGCCTTCGGAAGCCGCCGGAGAGGACGGGCATAAGGTCCCGGAGGGggagttggaagagaaaatcgTGAAGGCCTCCAGGTTCGCTTCCTTCAAGGAAGAGACCAACGTGGTCGGGGAGCTCCCGGAGGCCCAAAAGAAGGCCCTTGACGAGCTCAAACGCCTCGTCCGGGAGGCTCTGAACAAGCGCGAGTTCACCACTCAACCATCACAACCGCCTcctaaggaagaagagaagaaggaagacaAAGAGGCGGTGAAAACGTCCGCCGATGGGCCTTCGAGGCCTGAAGCCGAGGCAGCCACGGAAGTGCCGCCACCCGTGCCAGtggaggaggcggaggcggtGGTGATCATCCAGGAGGTGGTGGAGAATGTGACTGCGGTCGAAGAGGATGGCGCCAAGACACTCGAGGCCATCAAGGAGACGATAGTCGAGGTGTCCATAACTGCCTCCGCCGGAAAAACAGAGGAGGCGgcggctccggctccggctgCGGCCatagaaagcaagaaagaagcTGAACCCATGGCAGAGCTAGAGGAGGTGTTCATCTGGGGAGTCCCGCTCCTCGGCGACGACGAGAGAAGTGACGTCATCCTCCTAAAGTTCCTGAGAGCCAGGGACTTCAAAGTGAAGGAGTCCTTCGACATGATCAAGAGCACAGTCAGGTGGCGCAGGGAGTTTGGCGTCGACGGCTTGCTCGAGGAGGACCTCGGCACGGACTACAACAAGGCGGTGTTCATGCGCGGGCTTGACCGGGAGGGCCACCCGGTGTGCTACAACGTGTACGGCGAGTTTCAGGACAGGGAGCTGCATCAGAAAGCTTTCGGAGgcgaagagaagaggaagaagttcctCAAGTGGAGGATCCAGTTCCTGGAGAGAAGCATCAGGAAGCTCGACATGAGCCCCGGTGGCATCTCGACGGTAGTTCAGGTGATTGACCTGAAGAACTCGCCAGGGCTTCTCAGGAGGGAGCTGAGGAAGTCCACTGGCCAGGCTCTCCAGATTCTTCAGGACAACTACCCTGAGTTTGTAGCCAAACAG GTGTTCATCAATGTTCCATGGTGGTACCTGGCCTACAACAGGATTATCAGTCCTTTCTTGACGCAGAGGACCAAGAGCAAGTTTGTGTTTGCAAGCCCATCAAGAACTGCCGAGACACTCCTCAA ATACATAGCGCCCGAACATTTGCCGGCGCAATATGGCGGGCTAAGCACGGAGGAAGAGCAGGAGTTCACGGCTGCTGAACCAGCTACAGAGGTCGCAATCAAGCCGGCAACCAAGCACATTGTCGAATTCCCCGTTGCCGAG ACATGCCTTGTGGTCTGGGAGGCTAAAGTGGTGGGGTGTGACGCGAGCTACGGGGCCGAGTTCGTTCCGAGTGCCGAGGGTTCCTACACCGTGATCGTGCAGAAGACTAGGAAGATAACTCCGGCCGACGAGCCCGTCATCTGTGGCCGCTTCAAGGCCGGGGAACCGGGCAAAGTGGTGCTCACGATTGACAATCAGTCCTCCAAGAGGAAGACGCTCCTTTACAGGTCCAAGACTAAGGCCTGCTCGGAAGACCAATGCCCTTGTTGA